In one Parambassis ranga chromosome 6, fParRan2.1, whole genome shotgun sequence genomic region, the following are encoded:
- the rag1 gene encoding V(D)J recombination-activating protein 1, whose product MAAESLETDGPRSSMPAELYHHHSEYSQWKFKLFRVKSMEKAPLPSETQPEKRALLGISPPEAPNIELDHGKDPGSVMKLCLRREREENVEGPGRRVDMKLLEMESHMSHLRGLCRVCGIALRKVKGPEHDVHGNLDDVSKCALRKMGCKSTSWPEVILKVFKVDVTEDIESVHPLSFCHRCWLTAIRGGGFCSFTKIRVVEWNPHSSVCYLCFPRKPSFQRTGRKRRKVIPRAQSLPKRSRWDLSDSIAVGERRILRPFGDRLGPVLRGWRKHSIQRDQWVRNITHCQKDHLSTRLISEKLPVDYINSFTCLVCDHLLSDPVQSPCGHLFCRSCIIKLTHVLGPYCPACNSPCARDNLTPPAKTFLSALYSLPLLCQNDSCGEQVRLDSFKAHCLNHELEKDTNQNSSELDNYLLANKGGRPRQHLLSLTRRAQKHRLRNLKNQVREFADKEEGGDLKSVCLTLYLLALRSLNEHKQADELEAMMQGRGFGLNPAVCLAIRVNTFLSCSQYHKMYRTVKATSGRQIFQPLHTLRAAEKELLPGFHQFEWQPPLKNVSSSCSVGIINGLSGWTSSVDDSPADTITRRFRYDVALVAALKDLEEDIMEGLRERGMEDSACTSGFSVMIKECCDGMGDVSEKHGGGPAVPEKAVRFSFTVMSVSVLADGEEEEVNIFTEPKPNSELSCKPLSLMFVDESDHEMLTAVLGPIVAERDAMKESRLILSIGGLPRSFRFHFRGTGYDEKMVREMEGLEASGSTYVCTLCDAGRAEASQNMVLHSITRSHEENLERYEIWRTNPFSESADELRDRVKGVSAKPFLETQPTLDALHCDIGNATEFYKIFQDEIGEVYKKGNPSREERRSWRAALDKQLRKKMKLKPVMRMNGNYARRLMTMEAAEVVCELVPSEERREALRELMRLYLQMKPVWRATCPAKECPDQLCRYSFNSQHFADLLSSNFKYRYNGKISNYLHKTLAHVPEIIERDGSIGAWASEGNESANKLFRRFRKMNARQSKAFELEDVLKHHWLYTSKYLQKFMEAHKDSAKAFQATIDPVEIQDDEDNCLENDF is encoded by the exons ATGGCGGCAGAAAGCCTGGAAACAGATGGTCCCAGATCCTCCATGCCGGCTGAGCTCTACCATCACCACTCTGAATACTCTCAGTGGAAGTTTAAACTGTTTAGGGTGAAATCCATGGAAAAGGCCCCTCTCCCCAGTGAGACTCAGCCTGAGAAAAGAGCCTTGTTGGGGATCTCCCCTCCTGAAGCTCCAAATATAGAGTTAGATCATGGAAAGGATCCAGGAAGTGTTATGAAATTGTGCCTAAGAAGGGAAAGGGAAGAAAATGTAGAGGGCCCTGGCAGGAGAGTAGATATGAAGCTGCTGGAAATGGAGAGCCACATGAGCCACCTCAG GGGCTTGTGCCGTGTCTGTGGAATAGCTCTGAGAAAAGTCAAAGGACCGGAGCATGATGTTCATGGCAATCTTGATGATGTGAGCAAATGTGCCCTGCGTAAAATGGGCTGCAAGTCCACAAGCTGGCCAGAGGTCATTCTTAAAGTCTTCAAAGTAGATGTGACAGAGGATATAGAATCTGTACATCCTCTTTCCTTCTGCCATCGCTGTTGGCTGACTGCAATCCGAGGAGGGGGTTTCTGCAGCTTCACCAAAATACGAGTCGTTGAGTGGAACCCCCACTCTTCCGTCTGCTACCTCTGCTTCCCCAGGAAACCTTCGTTCCAGAGgactgggaggaagaggaggaaagtcATCCCCAGAGCACAAAGCTTGCCTAAACGGAGCAGGTGGGACCTGAGCGACAGTATTGCTGTTGGTGAAAGGAGAATTCTGAGACCATTCGGAGATCGTCTCGGTCCTGTGCTCAGAGGCTGGAGGAAACACAGCATCCAGAGAGACCAGTGGGTGAGGAACATCACACACTGCCAGAAAGACCACCTGAGTACCAGGCTGATCTCCGAGAAGCTCCCTGTGGACTACATCAATTCTTTCACCTGCCTGGTGTGTGACCACCTGCTCTCTGATCCAGTTCAGTCCCCCTGTGGGCACCTCTTCTGCCGCAGCTGTATTATAAAATTAACCCACGTTCTGGGGCCTTACTGCCCTGCCTGCAACTCCCCCTGTGCTCGTGACAATCTCACCCCACCTGCTAAGACCTTTTTATCCGCCCTGTATTCGCTGCCTCTGCTCTGCCAGAATGACAGCTGTGGCGAGCAGGTTAGGTTAGACTCATTTAAGGCTCACTGTCTAAACCATGAACTGGAGAAAGATACAAACCAGAACTCATCAGAACTTGATAACTACCTGCTAGCCAATAAAGGTGGAAGACCCCGTCAGCACTTGCTTTCGCTTACCCGTCGTGCCCAGAAGCACCGCCTGAGAAACCTGAAGAACCAAGTGAGGGAGTTTGCAGATAAAGAGGAGGGCGGTGACctgaagtctgtgtgtttgacgcTGTACCTGCTTGCACTGAGATCTTTGAATGAGCATAAGCAAGCGGATGAGCTGGAGGCCATGATGCAAG gaagaGGCTTTGGGTTGAACCCCGCTGTGTGCCTGGCCATTCGGGTCAACACTTTCCTGAGCTGCAGCCAGTATCACAAGATGTACCGGACTGTCAAAGCCACAAGTGGCCGCCAGATCTTTCAGCCCTTGCACAcgctcagagctgcagagaaggAGCTTCTTCCAGGCTTCCACCAGTTTGAATGGCAGCCACCTCTCAAAAATGTGTCTTCATCTTGCAGTGTTGGCATTATTAATGGTCTCTCTGGATGGACTTCCTCGGTGGATGACTCCCCTGCTGACACCATCACTCGACGATTTCGCTATGATGTGGCACTTGTGGCAGCATTAAAGGACCTGGAGGAGGACATCATGGAGGggctgagggagagagggatggaaGACAGCGCTTGCACCTCAGGCTTCAGTGTCATGATCAAGGAGTGTTGTGATGGCATGGGTGATGTCAGTGAGAAGCACGGCGGAGGACCAGCTGTTCCAGAGAAGGCTGTACGCTTCTCCTTTActgtcatgtctgtctctgtgcttgcagacggtgaggaggaggaggttaacATTTTCACCGAGCCAAAACCGAACTCAGAGCTGTCCTGTAAACCCCTTTCCCTTATGTTTGTGGATGAGTCAGACCATGAGATGCTCACAGCTGTCCTGGGGCCTATAGTTGCTGAGCGTGATGCAATGAAAGAAAGCAGGCTTATCCTGTCCATAGGCGGCCTGCCTCGCTCTTTTCGCTTCCACTTCAGGGGCACAGGATATGATGAGAAGATGGTCAGAGAGATGGAAGGCCTGGAGGCCTCTGGCTCTACATACGTCTGCACTCTGTGTGATGCAGGTCGTGCAGAGGCCTCTCAAAACATGGTGCTGCACTCCATCACCCGCTCTCATGAAGAGAACCTGGAACGTTATGAAATTTGGAGAACCAACCCTTTCTCTGAGTCTGCAGATGAGCTGCGGGACAGGGTAAAAGGAGTATCTGCCAAACCCTTCCTGGAGACCCAGCCCACTCTCGATGCACTGCACTGTGACATTGGCAATGCCACTGAATTCTACAAAATCTTCCAGGATGAGATTGGAGAAGTGTACAAAAAGGGCAACCCCAGCAGAGAGGAGCGCCGCAGCTGGAGGGCAGCCCTAGATAAACAGCTCAGGAAGAAGATGAAGCTTAAACCGGTAATGAGGATGAATGGGAACTATGCCCGCAGGCTAATGACCATGGAGGCTGCGGAGGTGGTGTGTGAGCTGGTGCCCtcagaggagagaagggaggCCCTGAGGGAGCTTATGAGGCTCTACCTCCAGATGAAGCCTGTGTGGCGTGCCACCTGCCCAGCCAAGGAGTGCCCTGACCAGCTGTGCCGCTACAGCTTTAACTCTCAGCACTTTGCCGACCTCCTCTCCTCTAACTTCAAATACAGATACAACGGAAAGATAAGCAATTACCTGCACAAGACCCTGGCTCATGTGCCTGAAATCATAGAGAGAGACGGATCCATTGGAGCCTGGGCCAGCGAGGGGAACGAGTCTGCAAACAAACTGTTTAGGCGTTTCCGCAAGATGAATGCACGTCAGTCGAAGGCCTTTGAGCTTGAGGATGTGCTGAAACACCACTGGCTCTACACCTCTAAGTACCTGCAGAAATTTATGGAGGCTCATAAGGACTCTGCCAAAGCTTTCCAAGCTACCATTGACCCAGTAGAGATCCAGGATGATGAGGACAATTGTCTGGAAAACGATTTTTGA
- the rag2 gene encoding V(D)J recombination-activating protein 2: MTLQPLTPVNCGSLLQPGCSLLQLDGDVLLFGQKGWPKRLCPTGVFGVRFKCDELKLRAISFSSESCYLPPLRCPAVCRLDPYDGLPESYLIHGGRTPNNEISSSLYMLTTDSRGCNRKLTLRCKEKELVGEVPGARYGHTMSIVQSRGKTACVLFGGRSYMPAGERTTESWNSVVDCPPQVFLFDLEFGCSSAHTLPELSDGQSFHLAIAREDSVYFIGGHSLSSDSRPPRLFRLRVELLQGSPLLSCETLDTGISISSAIITRTGPSHRYIILGGYQSDSQKRMECSAVTLDEKGIHFEPLEGPTWTPDIIHSRTWFGGSTGEGCVLLGVPTEGRPSQPDIHYFYQVKFQTEGESTEEDGTQGCSQESTDYDDSTPLEDSEELYFGREPHELVGSSDGEEDVYNEDDEEDESQTGYWIKCCLGCQVDQNTWEPYYSTELHRPAMIFCSRGEEGHWVHAQCMELSETLLLRLSEGSKKYFCLDHGGLPYQEMTPPRQILPLKRTPLKVKDRKTPLTLKLSPAKKSFFRRLFE; this comes from the coding sequence ATGACCCTGCAGCCATTAACGCCAGTGAACTGTGGCAGCCTCCTGCAGCCTGGCTGCTCTCTGCTACAGCTGGATGGTGATGTTCTGCTGTTTGGCCAGAAAGGCTGGCCCAAGCGCCTGTGTCCGACAGGGGTGTTTGGGGTGCGGTTTAAGTGTGACGAGTTAAAGCTGAGAGCCATTTCCTTTTCCAGTGAGTCCTGCTACCTCCCTCCGTTACGTTGTCCGGCTGTTTGCCGCCTTGACCCTTATGATGGCCTGCCAGAGAGTTATCTCATCCACGGTGGTCGCACCCCAAACAATGAGATCTCATCAAGTCTGTATATGCTGACCACAGATAGTCGTGGGTGCAACCGTAAACTGACACTGCGCTGCAAAGAGAAAGAGCTGGTTGGAGAGGTGCCTGGTGCACGATACGGCCACACAATGAGCATTGTGCAGAGCCGTGGGAAGACAGCTTGTGTGCTGTTCGGTGGTCGGTCCTACATGCCTGCAGGAGAACGGACCACAGAGAGCTGGAACAGTGTTGTTGACTGCCCTCCTCAGGTGTTCCTCTTTGACTTGGAGTTTGGCTGCTCTTCTGCTCACACTTTACCTGAGCTCAGTGATGGACAGTCTTTCCATTTGGCGATTGCCAGAGAAGACAGCGTCTACTTCATTGGGGGTCACTCGCTCAGTTCTGACTCACGGCCACCCCGCCTGTTTCGCCTGCGTGTGGAGCTGTTACAGGGCAGCCCCTTGCTTTCCTGTGAGACACTAGACACCGGCATATCAATCTCTAGTGCCATCATCACTCGTACAGGTCCTTCTCACAGATATATCATCTTAGGTGGATATCAGTCAGACTCACAGAAGAGGATGGAGTGCAGCGCTGTGACACTGGATGAGAAAGGGATCCACTTTGAGCCACTAGAAGGACCCACATGGACCCCAGATATCATTCATAGTCGCACTTGGTTTGGTGGTAGTACTGGCGAAGGATGTGTCCTCTTAGGTGTACCAACTGAGGGAAGACCATCCCAACCAGATATACATTACTTCTACCAGGTGAAGTTCCAAACAGAGGGagaaagcacagaggaggaCGGAACACAGGGCTGCAGCCAGGAGTCGACGGATTATGATGACTCTACTCCACTTGAGGACTCTGAGGAGCTCTATTTCGGTCGTGAGCCGCACGAGTTGGTGGGCAGCAGTGATGGAGAAGAGGATGTATacaatgaagatgatgaagaggatgaatcACAAACTGGTTACTGGATCAAATGCTGCCTGGGCTGCCAGGTTGACCAAAACACATGGGAGCCTTACTACTCCACCGAGCTCCACCGACCAGCCATGATCTTCTGCtccagaggggaggagggacaCTGGGTTCATGCTCAGTGCATGGAGCTGTCTGAGACCTTGCTGCTCAGGCTCTCTGAGGGTAGTAAGAAATACTTCTGCTTGGACCACGGAGGCCTGCCATACCAAGAGATGACCCCTCCACGACAGATCCTGCCCCTGAAGCGCACCCCCCTGAAAGTCAAGGACAGAAAAACACCTCTGACACTTAAACTGTCTCCCGCCAAGAAAAGCTTCTTCAGAAGACTATTTGAATGA